A window from Mangifera indica cultivar Alphonso chromosome 2, CATAS_Mindica_2.1, whole genome shotgun sequence encodes these proteins:
- the LOC123202101 gene encoding ferrochelatase-2, chloroplastic-like, whose product YEHGSAEYQSHSHPTENKVGVLPLNLGGPETVHEVQPFLFNLFADLDIIRLPRLFQFIQWPLANLISVLQFDMSCYFFVCNMAYCNLKNLLQAHALRIALEAKNLPVNIYVGMRYWYLFTECPDSSKFRYIWQLKRDKITRLVVQPLYLQFSISAIGLSILVLEKIFREDAYLSKMPVSIIRSWYHQEGYIKSMADLIQKELGKFLNPEEVMIFFSAHGVPVSFVENAGDIYRDQMEECVRARVYVKKKRGSRKAKLETQVEGLTDSNGRNNTGKLTGEQSGEAPGDSNLVAVKVADRQQKYGDLLEKKGTLKELEAELARKDWWGYSEEPYDKSWEGEGEGEEKEKKK is encoded by the exons TATGAGCATGGAAGTGCAGAATATCAATCCCATTCACATCCCACTGAAAATAAGGTTGGAGTGTTACCTCTGAATCTTGGAGGACCAGAGACAGTCCACGAAGTTCagccatttttgtttaatttatttgcaGATCTG gaCATCATACGCCTGCCCAGGTTATTTCAGTTTATTCAATGGCCCTTGGCTAATTTAATTTCTGTTCTACAGTTTGACATGTCCTGCTATTT TTTTGTCTGTAATATGGCatattgtaatttgaaaaacttgttgCAGGCACATGCTCTTAGAATTGCCCTGGAAGCAAAGAACTTACCTGTCAACATCTATGTTGGAATGAGGTATTGGTACCTGTTTACAGAG TGTCCTGATAGTTCAAAATTTCGCTACATTTGGCAGCTTAAGAGAGACAAAATTACAAGGCTCGTAGTGCAGCCACTTTATCTGCAGTTCTCTATCTCTGCAATTGGGTTAAGCATCCTTGTtcttgagaaaatatttag GGAAGATGCATACCTATCAAAGATGCCTGTTTCTATCATACGGTCCTGGTATCACCAAGAAGGTTACATCAAGTCTATGGCTGACTTGATTCAGAAAGAGTTGGGGAAATTCTTAAATCCTGAAGAG GTAATGATCTTCTTTAGTGCCCATGGAGTACCAGTTAGTTTTGTCGAGAATGCTGGTGATATTTACAGAGACCAGATGGAGGAGTGTGTTAGGGCTCGTGTTTacgtgaagaagaagagaggaagCAGAAAGGCCAAGCTGGAGACACAGGTTGAAGGATTAACAGACAGTAACGGAAGAAATAACACTGGAAAGCTCACTGGTGAGCAGTCTGGTGAAGCTCCAGGTGACAGCAACTTAGTAGCAGTAAAAGTAGCAGACAGGCAGCAAAAGTATGGGGATCTGCTGGAAAAGAAAGGCACCCTGAAGGAACTAGAAGCTGAGCTGGCACGTAAGGATTGGTGGGGCTACAGTGAGGAGCCATATGATAAGAGCTGGGAAGGAGAAGGAGAGGGggaggaaaaagagaagaagaaatag